AGGCGTCGGAGACTGGGTCTCAGTAGATGATGGAGTGTAGGATATGTATTTTAGAAGGCTGGAAAGTCATCGCAGCGATTGGCTGTCAGAATTGCTTGTTAGAAAGCATGGCGGGTAATAAAAGTCATTATTTGTTGGACCTCGTATTGTACTCTGCATCAAGTGTACGTCCATTTTGAAATGAGCGAGGCTGGCATCGCGCCGCATCTCACAGCACCAAAACCGGGGCTACTGTACAAAGTCATCACGAGAGCAATTGAAGCTTgacccaacatcaaccaaACAGCCATCCCTCCTCAAGCCCGCACCAATCGAGAGCTCTGCATACAAAGCTCCCCCAAAACACCAATAACATGCAAGAAAACTGTCACAACCTCTAATACAGCCTAGCTTCAACCAGACCAGCCTACTTTGCGGGGTTGTTCTACCGATCAGAACTGCGCCGACGTCATCTCACAAAGTTCCTCCACGTCACGGAACGGTCTGGACCAAGATTAACTTGGACGCGCGTATGTCGGGTGATGAACTCATGCAGTGTTGCATTGACTTTGGGGACTGTCAGATTTGGATCTGAGGGACTGGCGAACGCACTGACGTGTCGAGATAAGCCACGAGGCTGGCGTGTCTTGAATGGGGTGGTCTGAATGGGTTTCGATGTCGTGATTGAGCATTTCTGAAGCCAAGACATGGGATTGCACGATATTGAAGAGGATCACAGATTGTGAATTAACATCGCTGCCATTAAAACTATTATAGTCATATATAATTAAGCATAACCCCTTCTACGTGAGTTTAATAGCATCCTTGGCCTCATCACTAGAAGCCTTCTCAAAGAACCGTCCCCAGCACTTCATCATGAGCATGTTGATCAAATACAACCCTGCGCCCAGCCCAATCGCACCGAGCAGGTACCAAACCCACGGCCGATCACCCAACCACATTATCGCCTTCGTATCGCCGTGATGCCACGACGCGCCCTCGTAATCAGTCAAATAAGGTTCAAGCTCAGTCGCATTGATCACCTGCACCGTAGTCTCAGGCAGCGAGGGCTGTTCAAGAAGGTAGTTCTTCAGCGCCATGGTGAGGAAGAGCGGTCCCGCGGATACCATTACTGCGACGTGCGGGAGGATGTGTGCCCAGGGACGGGTTATGTCGTTGTAGAGTTGGATTCGGGAGAGGGCTTTTGTGAAGGCGGGATGGTGCGCGGAGGTAATCATCATGTCGTTGGAGACGCCGGTGGGTGTTGTGCTCTTGAAGACGGCGTGGTGCTTGCTGCCGTCGGACTCGATCTGGTGCAGGGGGATTGTCGCGTTGCAGAGCGTGTCCATGTCGAGATAGATACCGCCATAGTGGTGAAGGACAAAGTATCGAATGGCATCGGCACGTTGAATGTTGAAAGGGAAAGTGTCCCAAGTGTCGAGGAACCAAGGATACTCTTCCGAAATAAAATCGCGAGCCTTATCGTCCGTCCAGTGCTGCGACAATTAGCATCCATCTCCTCCAGTAACCAACAACCCAGGACCAACACACCTTGTACTCAAACTCAGAGTAAGTTTCCTTGCAGCTCTTTACCAAATCCTTCCAAGCCTCAGGAATGGTCTCATTCGCACTCGTCTGGTGAAAAATCCTCGGTATCGTCCTCTGCGCGGGCAAATCCTCGCCAAACGACGTATCATTCAGGGGCAGCGTTAATCTCGCACCAAACAGCTCCTCATTCCGACGCAGCAGTGTGATAAGCGGGTAAAAAGCATGGACAAGgacagcgacgatgaggaagtcgatgagaaggaggatcaCGGTCGAGCGGCGCAGTCTTGGCAGACGGAGGTACTTCTTTGGCACAGAGGGCGTTGCCCATTCGAGGCGTTCTTCATCGTAGGAGTTTTTTCGTTCGGGACCAAGAATCGGTGAGGATGACATTTTTGCGGGGGagagatattattaaaaagaagtAGTATTGAaaaagagagggagagaaaggACCGGCGAGCGGCTTGGCGTTGCGTGAGCTTTTGAAGGAGTGGAAGATTGTTTTTGGGCTGAGATTAAATCTGACGCTCGCCTGCGAAAAAAGATGGTGGATTGCGCCGCAGGGACAGTGGCAGTACAGTTGCAGTGCGCCAAAGGGGGGGGTGACCCTTTCATTATCAGTGGAGCGGGCCCCCTAGAAAAACAAAAGCGAGAACGAAAAATCCGAGGAGGATTAGGGGGTCCGCGGACGACGGGATTGGCTGACCATCACCCCACTCCGTCTCCATCTGACAATTTCAGCGGATGCATTTTGTGGTAAGTTTATAGTGGCTTCATGCTCCAGAGTTTCTGTCACCTCCCCCCCTTCCAATCTAAATTTTAGCCTCTGCGGAATTGGATCATCTACGTCACCAAGCTGATGGCCCAGTGACCAATTAGTACTGGCGCTTCAGGGGCTGCCTCCCAGATTCACAACCAAGACACGTAATAACACAGCGCTCCAACCCGCCAAGCTTATCCCCCCTAACTCATTAACCGCCTAACGCTCGTTTTTATTCTGTAGCCCAGTGCATTTTAGCGGTCGGTAGCTGTGATCAGGAATCCTGATCCCAAACCAAgcatccttgcccttgtttTGGCCCGGGAGCAAATCTTCTCCCCTTGTCCATTATTCTCCGCGTCTTCCGAAGTTCGTTCTTTATTTATCTTAACGTAAACTCTTTTTTTATCGACTCACCCAACCAAACCTATTTGTTGTGACAACCTTTaagcttctttttttttaccCTTTTCATCCTCTGTTTCTTTTTACGTTCTCCTCTTTGCAGTCGGCACATGCCGCAATAGAAGACATCATGGCTCAAGCGCAAACTCAAGAGAATGAACAAGATTTGGGTGAGCCGCAGTTTGCCTACCACGCCGTCGTCGAGCCAATCGTACGTATCTCTTTCCCTTGATAAACTCGGTCAGCCGTGGAGGCTAACTTTGTGTGTGTGTTCACGTGCAGTTCATCGTCGGTGTCATGATCGCTTCATGCTACTTCAACCGCCTCCGAAACTTCTCCATCATCCCTTCGTCAAAAAGCGCCGACCAAGGTCTCCTCGGCCAATCGAAGCCGGAGCCATGGGACGAGGAGGACGTCCACGACGAGACAGAACGCCTCAACCTCGCTGACGCAGCGTCGCCGACGGAAACACACCCGCCCAAGAAGAGAACGTGCTGCGGCACTGTGGTTCACACGCCCAACTCGAGCCGATACGCCAAATACTGGCACTCGCGCTTCATACAAAAGTTTCCGTTCCTCGTGGAGATGTTCTACTGGGTGGTCAATCTACTCTTCTACGTCGGCGTCAAGTCGGCGAGTGAGCTTATCGCCGCCACGGATGGCGTCTGGCAGACTGCGGAGAACCATGGAAAGGCGGTCTTGTGGTTTGAGCATGAGGGCCCGTTTAGCTGGATGTTTCCTCTGCGGGAGATTGATGTCCAGAGCTTCTTCAGGAACGATCACCAGACGATGCTGACCATCTTGAACCGCGCTTACTCCCTGATTCACATCCCCGTCACTGTCAGGTTCGTTGTTTTTGCTACTGCCCCTCTCGTGAGAAAAACATGGCTAAcaagcttcagcttccttgCATGGTATTACTACGCCGCTCCGACGCACGCCCAATTCGCTGAGGCTCGTCGCATGATGACGCTCACAAACCTCTTCAGCTTCGTTGTCTTCACAACATACCCATGTATGCCACCGCGTCTCCTCCCCGAAGAATATGGTTTCTTCGACACCGTCCGCCGCGAAGACGCCGAGTCAATCTACGCCACCAACAAGTTCTTCAACCAACTCGCCGCGTTCCCCTCGCTTCACTTTGGGTACTCTTTCTGCATCGGCACTGTTCTCCTGTACCACTCTGGTCTGTTCCGCCGGCGCCTTGCCCCCCGCGAGAAGCGCATGAGCAAGGCGTGGCAGGTGTTCTTCGTGGCGCTGAGCATCTTGTACCCCGCGTTTGTGTTGACTATCATTGTTGCTACGGCGAATCACTACTGGCTTGATGCTCTGGCTGCTACAGGTGTTGTTCTGGTTGCTTGGCTGTCGAACCGTATCTTGCTTGGCCTTTTGCCCTTGGAGGATCTGTTCCTCTGGTGTGTCAAGCTGGAGAAGCCCTTCCCTACGACTGGTAACCGGGGAGGAAAATAAATGACACTCAGCATGCTTTATCCAATCATCACATAACGATATCCCATAGCAACTCATCGCAATGAACAAATTAATGTTAATCTAGAATAATGCCAATACACGCACGCTTCCTCTTGAACCCCCACTTCACGATATCCCACAACACGATATGCTCACGTGCTCACCTTTAAACAAGGCTTGACCCATGCTCGCCTCGTCTGGCGGTGCGGAGTATGTGAAATTATGGTGGAGTTTTGACCATCCCCTTTATGCGCTTGACGGAATTGAATGTGGGGCCTGCTAAAGGATCGGACCCGACGAGATTACCGTGCCGAATCCCACGACGGAAGACGGAGGTTGAATGAAACGCCGTTGGGGTGATTAAAATCTGACCGACTTGTGGCACCATTTAATTCTGGCTGACGAGAGACGGGCTGAACGAACGCCCGGACGAACAAATACGCGTAGATAAGATACGAGCGAAATACGCCAAATACGCGTAGGTTTTACGGTGACTGTT
Above is a window of Fusarium oxysporum Fo47 chromosome XII, complete sequence DNA encoding:
- a CDS encoding nucleotide-diphospho-sugar transferase codes for the protein MSSSPILGPERKNSYDEERLEWATPSVPKKYLRLPRLRRSTVILLLIDFLIVAVLVHAFYPLITLLRRNEELFGARLTLPLNDTSFGEDLPAQRTIPRIFHQTSANETIPEAWKDLVKSCKETYSEFEYKHWTDDKARDFISEEYPWFLDTWDTFPFNIQRADAIRYFVLHHYGGIYLDMDTLCNATIPLHQIESDGSKHHAVFKSTTPTGVSNDMMITSAHHPAFTKALSRIQLYNDITRPWAHILPHVAVMVSAGPLFLTMALKNYLLEQPSLPETTVQVINATELEPYLTDYEGASWHHGDTKAIMWLGDRPWVWYLLGAIGLGAGLYLINMLMMKCWGRFFEKASSDEAKDAIKLT
- a CDS encoding PAP2 superfamily-domain-containing protein, which translates into the protein MAQAQTQENEQDLGEPQFAYHAVVEPIFIVGVMIASCYFNRLRNFSIIPSSKSADQGLLGQSKPEPWDEEDVHDETERLNLADAASPTETHPPKKRTCCGTVVHTPNSSRYAKYWHSRFIQKFPFLVEMFYWVVNLLFYVGVKSASELIAATDGVWQTAENHGKAVLWFEHEGPFSWMFPLREIDVQSFFRNDHQTMLTILNRAYSLIHIPVTVSFLAWYYYAAPTHAQFAEARRMMTLTNLFSFVVFTTYPCMPPRLLPEEYGFFDTVRREDAESIYATNKFFNQLAAFPSLHFGYSFCIGTVLLYHSGLFRRRLAPREKRMSKAWQVFFVALSILYPAFVLTIIVATANHYWLDALAATGVVLVAWLSNRILLGLLPLEDLFLWCVKLEKPFPTTGNRGGK